From one Triticum urartu cultivar G1812 chromosome 3, Tu2.1, whole genome shotgun sequence genomic stretch:
- the LOC125548859 gene encoding transcription factor DUO1-like, which translates to MASLGEMLLNQELAAVAAMSADVHGRFERYILSPAHGFPHFQQAGSAPAGFPDTGLLVSGLGMPPSTFIMPEGTHAAAGYGAEAVPVEIPVVRRQRPAAKNDGATPFRGPWTEEEDELLRRLVDEHGEHKWATISEHLPERIGKQCRERWTNHVRPGIKKEHIWTEADDIMLIDAHKVHGNRWSSIARCLPGRSENAVKNHWNATKRSLKSKRRFKKKTSQQAAPGQFTLLEEYIRDKMMADENVAPPSPSAGVAYDGQIVPCAAAMLAVSSPHGMGQYLHPANAAGSSSQAGMMNLSVPLPDLNAYSGEMLERYYYPTYSNNLLPYGPEPAFPQMFSAQGRMHAACTNLNLFPLPQHPGGGYYGSETGRSSAGGSSDQDEDVAQMASREFQTSEDEATLDLTGFN; encoded by the exons ATGGCGTCGTTGGGGGAGATGCTTTTGAACCAGGAGCTGGCGGCGGTGGCAGCCATGTCGGCGGACGTGCACGGCAGGTTCGAAAGGTACATCCTGAGCCCTGCCCATGGTTTTCCCCACTTCCAGCAAGCTGGCAGCGCTCCGGCAGGATTCCCCGACACGGGATTGCTCGTTTCCGGCTTGGGCATGCCTCCCTCCACCTTCATCATGCCGGAGGGGACCCACGCGGCCGCGGGTTATGGCGCTGAGGCCGTCCCGGTGGAGATCCCCGTGGTCCGGCGACAAAGACCTGCCGCCAAGAACGATGGGGCGACACCGTTCAGAGGACCGTGGACGGAGGAAGAGGATGA ACTTCTCAGGAGATTGGTCGATGAGCATGGCGAACATAAGTGGGCAACCATTTCAGAGCACCTCCCCGAACGGATCGGCAAGCAGTGCCGTGAGCGATGGACAAATCACGTGCGCCCCGGCATCAAG AAGGAGCACATCTGGACTGAGGCGGACGACATAATGCTGATTGACGCGCACAAGGTCCACGGAAACCGTTGGTCGTCGATCGCGAGGTGCCTGCCCGGCCGGTCGGAGAACGCCGTCAAGAATCACTGGAACGCCACAAAGCGGAGCCTCAAGTCGAAGCGCCGGTTCAAGAAGAAGACGAGCCAACAGGCCGCCCCGGGGCAATTCACCCTCCTCGAGGAGTACATCCGCGACAAAATGATGGCTGACGAGAACGTGGCGCCACCGTCTCCATCGGCCGGCGTCGCGTATGACGGCCAGATCGTTCCATGTGCCGCTGCAATGCTGGCCGTCTCCAGCCCACACGGGATGGGTCAGTACCTCCACCCAGCCAACGCTGCCGGGTCATCGTCGCAAGCAGGAATGATGAACCTGAGCGTGCCGTTGCCGGACCTCAACGCCTACAGCGGCGAGATGCTGGAGCGATACTACTACCCGACCTACAGCAACAACCTGCTGCCCTATGGACCCGAGCCGGCATTTCCGCAGATGTTTAGTGCCCAGGGACGCATGCATGCTGCATGCACGAACCTTAACTTGTTCCCGCTCCCCCAGCACCCCGGTGGCGGCTACTACGGCAGCGAGACGGGCCGCAGCAGCGCCGGTGGCAGCAGTGATCAGGACGAAGACGTGGCCCAGATGGCCTCGAGGGAGTTCCAGACGTCCGAGGACGAGGCCACACTGGACCTCACTGGCTTCAACTGA